The DNA sequence ACGCGCAGCACAGCTCCATCCTAACGACCGGCAGCGGATAGTAAGGGCGCTCGAAATCTATGGGTTGACCGGAAAGACATTTACCCAATTAACAGCTGAACAGAATACTCAGCCATTGCTGCAACCATTTTATGTGGTTCTTTCGATGCCCAAGGATCAGTTGTATCAAAGGATTAATCAGCGGTTTGATCAGATGATCAAGGATGGATTGATAGACGAAATAAAGCAGTTGCGTAGCAGAGGTTGGAATGTTGATTGTCCAGCCTTCCAGAGTTATGGTTATCGAGAGCTCCTTCTCTATCTTGAGGGGAAGATCGATTTAGAGACAGCGGTTCAACTGGCAAAAAAGAGAACTCGCGATTTCGCACGGAGGCAGTTGACTTGGTTGCGCTCGCTGTCCGATGTTTTTTGGGTGGAGGTGCACAACTTATCAAAAGCCTTCAGAAAAGTTGAGTTTATATTTAGTTATAAGTATAATATAAACCAAGGAGCGAGTGAAAGGAGTGCAAAGTGACATTAACGAGATTTACATCCGAATCAGTAACCGAAGGGCATCCGGATAAAGTTTGTGACCGGATTTCCGATGCAGTTTTGGATGAAGTGCTCCGTCAGGATCCAATGGGACGGGTAGCATGTGAGACATTTATCACGGTTGGCATGGTACTGGTGGGGGGGGAAATTACTACCAAGGCTTGGGTAGACCTGGAACGTCTTGTGCGCAAGGTTCTCAATGAAATTGGGTATGTTAACACCGAATCCGGTTTAAGTGCGGATTCCTGTGCGATTCTTAATGTGATTGGCCGCCAATCTCCTGATATTGCGCAAGGCGTTGATGCTGGAGGCGCTGGTGATCAGGGAATGATGATTGGATACGCCTGCCGTCAAACCGATGAGTTGATGCCGCTTCCCATTGTCTTGGCGCATAAAATAACCCGCCGACTTGCCGAAGTCAGAAAAAAGGGAATTTTGCCTTATTTGAGACCGGATGGTAAGGCGCAGGTTACCGTAGAATATGAAGACGGCAGACCGATCAGGGTTGATAGTGTTGTAATTGCTGCTCAGCATGATGAAACGGTTCTTGACCGGAGCGGGAAAAAAATTACAAAGACTGCCCGTGAGGAAATTATTGCCACAGTGGCAAAGGCAGTTATCCCTGAGTATTATATTGACCGGCAGACAAAGTTTTTTGTAAATGAAACCGGCAAGTTCGTAATCGGCGGACCTCAATCTGATACGGGTATGACGGGAAGAAAAATTATTGTGGATACATATGGCGGCTGGGTACGGCACGGAGGCGGTGCCTTTTCAGGTAAAGATCCCACAAAAGTTGATCGTTCAGCAAGTTACATGGCACGGTACATTGCTAAAAATCTTGTTGCAGCAGGACTCTGTGATGAAGTAGAGGTAAGGTTGGCATACGCGATCGGAAGGGCCGAACCAGTTGATGTTTCGATTGAGACTTACGGGACGCATCAAATTGATATTGTTAAACTGGAGCATATCATCCGGGACTACTTTCCCCTAAAACCTAAGGCAATGATTGATTATTTGAAGCTCCGGAGTCCAATTTATCAACCGACAGCAGCCTACGGTCATTTTGGGCGTAAACCGCACACATGTCGCGATCGGGAGTTGAAACGGGAGATGGAATTCTTTACATGGGAAAAGACCGACTTGGCAGAAGAACTGAAGAATCTGTTAAAATAAAGAGGCAAAGTATGAGAAACATAAAGATTGATTATGAAATCAAAGACCTTGCAATGGCAAATCATGGTGTCCGCCGGATCGAATGGGCTGGACGGTTCATGCCGGTTCTGAAACGAATCCGCGAGCGGTTCGAAAAAGAAAAACCGCTTAAAGGCGTAAGGATGAGTTGCTGTCTTCATGTTACATCGGAAACGGCCAATTTAGTCAAAACATTAAAAGCAGGCGGAGCTGATCTAAGATTGTGTGCCTCCAACCCCCTTTCAACTCAGGATGATGTTGCAGCTGCGCTGGTAAAGTTTGATAAAATTTCAGTGTTTGCAATCAACGGTATCGATCGCCATGGCTATTACCGCCATATTGAAAAAGCTCTG is a window from the candidate division WOR-3 bacterium genome containing:
- the miaA gene encoding tRNA (adenosine(37)-N6)-dimethylallyltransferase MiaA, translated to MKIFVLTGPTGVGKTEVAVELAQRYDLDIISADSRQIYRYFDIGTAKPDRRLRELVKFYLIDFVEPDHTYSAAQFARDALEIINRLNSERRKFIIVGGSNFYLRALFKPFFKVPPTNLMLRRHLMAQSGQELYRRLQTIDPERAAQLHPNDRQRIVRALEIYGLTGKTFTQLTAEQNTQPLLQPFYVVLSMPKDQLYQRINQRFDQMIKDGLIDEIKQLRSRGWNVDCPAFQSYGYRELLLYLEGKIDLETAVQLAKKRTRDFARRQLTWLRSLSDVFWVEVHNLSKAFRKVEFIFSYKYNINQGASERSAK
- the metK gene encoding methionine adenosyltransferase, which codes for MTLTRFTSESVTEGHPDKVCDRISDAVLDEVLRQDPMGRVACETFITVGMVLVGGEITTKAWVDLERLVRKVLNEIGYVNTESGLSADSCAILNVIGRQSPDIAQGVDAGGAGDQGMMIGYACRQTDELMPLPIVLAHKITRRLAEVRKKGILPYLRPDGKAQVTVEYEDGRPIRVDSVVIAAQHDETVLDRSGKKITKTAREEIIATVAKAVIPEYYIDRQTKFFVNETGKFVIGGPQSDTGMTGRKIIVDTYGGWVRHGGGAFSGKDPTKVDRSASYMARYIAKNLVAAGLCDEVEVRLAYAIGRAEPVDVSIETYGTHQIDIVKLEHIIRDYFPLKPKAMIDYLKLRSPIYQPTAAYGHFGRKPHTCRDRELKREMEFFTWEKTDLAEELKNLLK